A DNA window from Bacteroidota bacterium contains the following coding sequences:
- a CDS encoding TonB-dependent receptor: MKKVYPLLLIMSFLSVAFAGYGQGTLRGKVTDKATGEALAGAKVFLQGGAAGGLADDEGNFEFQVPQAPPFQVIVTFMSYDTLRTEVTDLNKPLKLGMDEKTVQVQAVEIIGRNISEKEAENPLTVESMGAIAIKEVAGADFYASLGNMKGVDLTSASLGFKIINTRGFNSTSPVRSLQIIDGVDNQAPGLNFSLGNFLGSSELDVQKVDLVVGASSAYYGPNAFNGVISMTTKNPFIHQGLSIQGRVGERNLAEVALRYAKAFKNKNDEDVFAFKINGAFMRANDWNATNIDPTQQSLVGVDNPGGYDKVNTYGDENLTSGINYALDNSSKRAYPGLGIWHRDGYKESDVVNYNTYNVKLGGALHFKVLKGAELIAGSNFGTGTTVYQGDNRYSLKDILFFQHKLELKKEDKGFIRSYFTHEDAGKSYDAVFTAFMIQDAAKNTNEWSNDYRNYWATRVTTRAQALPGYPQFTQPNRPWDDEYLQLDSVMAANQDSLVVWHQQARDFANSANLTDGTLDRFEPGTAAFDSVLADVTSRTAFTEGGTRFFDRSKLWHLQGEYKFTPSFMDIVVGGNVRVYLPYSEGTIFSDTNGVRIINKEAGIYAGLEKRIMNNRMKLNATCRLDKNQNFNFLVSPAVSAVYNINADNILRLALNSAIRNPSLSEQYLYYNVGRALLVGNVEGRDSLVTLESLNNFFDSQNPDTLSYFNVAAIRPEKVKSAEIGYRGTIGEHLFIDASYYFSLYQDFIGYKVGADISVDQFNLATVKRIYRVAANSDNLVTTQGFSAGANYYFKKYYMVNANYSWNKLNKLTVDDPIIPAFNTPEHKFNIGFGGRNIPVTLGEKTIRNLGFNTNFKWVQGFQFEGSPQFTGFVPTYWLFDGQINKKVEKIHTTFKLGASNVLNKQALQVFGGPYVGRMAYFQVLVELDKL, encoded by the coding sequence ATGAAGAAAGTTTACCCTCTACTTCTGATCATGTCATTTTTGAGCGTAGCCTTTGCCGGATATGGGCAGGGGACTTTACGTGGAAAAGTGACCGACAAGGCCACCGGCGAAGCGCTTGCAGGAGCCAAAGTTTTCCTTCAAGGCGGCGCAGCAGGCGGTTTGGCCGACGATGAAGGCAACTTCGAATTCCAGGTCCCGCAGGCCCCGCCGTTTCAGGTGATCGTCACATTCATGTCCTACGATACCCTCCGCACCGAGGTCACCGACCTCAACAAACCCCTCAAATTGGGCATGGACGAAAAAACCGTGCAGGTGCAGGCCGTCGAAATCATCGGCCGCAACATCTCTGAAAAAGAAGCCGAAAATCCGCTGACGGTCGAAAGCATGGGCGCCATCGCCATCAAGGAAGTCGCCGGTGCTGACTTCTACGCCTCCCTCGGCAACATGAAAGGCGTGGACCTCACATCCGCCAGCCTCGGATTCAAAATCATCAACACCCGCGGATTCAACAGCACTTCGCCTGTCAGGTCCCTTCAAATCATCGACGGTGTAGACAACCAAGCACCCGGCCTGAACTTCTCCCTCGGCAACTTCCTGGGTTCCTCCGAATTGGATGTGCAGAAAGTAGACCTCGTAGTTGGCGCAAGCTCAGCTTATTACGGACCGAATGCATTCAACGGCGTCATCAGCATGACCACCAAGAATCCATTCATCCACCAAGGCTTGAGCATACAAGGCAGGGTAGGGGAACGCAATTTGGCCGAAGTTGCCCTGCGTTATGCCAAAGCCTTCAAAAACAAAAACGACGAAGATGTCTTCGCCTTCAAGATCAACGGTGCCTTCATGCGGGCCAATGATTGGAATGCCACCAACATCGACCCGACACAACAAAGCCTCGTCGGCGTCGACAATCCCGGCGGCTACGACAAAGTCAATACCTATGGGGATGAAAACCTCACCTCGGGCATCAACTACGCCCTCGACAATTCCAGCAAACGCGCCTACCCCGGCTTGGGTATCTGGCACAGAGACGGTTACAAGGAATCAGACGTTGTCAATTACAATACTTACAATGTCAAACTGGGTGGCGCACTCCATTTCAAAGTCCTCAAAGGCGCCGAACTCATCGCAGGCTCCAACTTCGGTACAGGAACCACAGTGTATCAAGGCGACAACCGTTACAGCCTCAAAGACATTCTCTTTTTCCAGCACAAACTCGAACTCAAAAAGGAAGACAAAGGCTTTATTCGCAGCTACTTTACCCATGAGGATGCCGGAAAGAGCTACGATGCAGTCTTTACGGCGTTTATGATCCAGGACGCCGCCAAAAACACCAACGAATGGAGCAACGATTACCGCAACTACTGGGCCACGCGCGTCACCACGCGGGCGCAGGCTTTGCCAGGTTACCCGCAATTTACCCAGCCAAACCGTCCTTGGGACGATGAATACTTGCAACTCGACTCTGTGATGGCCGCCAACCAAGACTCCTTGGTCGTTTGGCATCAACAGGCACGCGACTTTGCCAATTCTGCGAATCTGACCGACGGTACCTTGGACCGTTTCGAGCCGGGCACTGCCGCTTTTGACTCCGTTTTGGCGGATGTGACAAGCCGCACAGCCTTCACGGAAGGGGGAACAAGATTCTTTGACCGGTCCAAACTATGGCACCTCCAAGGCGAATACAAATTCACCCCCAGCTTCATGGACATCGTCGTCGGGGGCAACGTTCGCGTTTATTTGCCCTACTCCGAAGGCACCATCTTCAGCGATACCAATGGCGTGCGCATCATCAACAAGGAAGCAGGCATCTACGCAGGATTGGAAAAGCGGATCATGAACAACCGCATGAAGCTCAATGCAACCTGCCGACTTGACAAGAACCAGAATTTCAACTTCTTGGTGTCGCCAGCGGTCTCGGCCGTGTACAACATCAACGCAGACAATATCCTGCGTTTGGCCCTGAATTCCGCCATTCGCAACCCGAGTTTGTCGGAGCAATATCTGTATTACAATGTCGGTCGCGCTTTGTTGGTGGGCAACGTCGAAGGCAGGGATTCCTTGGTCACTTTGGAATCCCTCAACAACTTCTTCGACTCTCAAAACCCGGATACCCTCAGCTATTTCAACGTCGCTGCCATTCGTCCAGAGAAGGTTAAAAGCGCTGAAATCGGCTACCGCGGCACGATCGGCGAACATTTATTCATCGACGCGAGCTATTATTTCAGCCTTTACCAGGACTTTATTGGTTATAAAGTGGGCGCCGATATCTCAGTCGATCAATTTAACCTCGCGACGGTCAAGCGCATCTACCGCGTCGCTGCCAATTCCGATAACCTTGTCACCACTCAGGGATTCTCCGCAGGGGCCAACTACTATTTCAAAAAGTACTACATGGTCAATGCCAATTACTCCTGGAACAAGCTCAACAAATTGACCGTGGATGACCCGATCATCCCTGCCTTTAATACTCCCGAGCACAAGTTCAACATCGGCTTTGGCGGCCGGAATATTCCCGTTACACTCGGCGAAAAGACCATTCGGAACTTGGGCTTCAACACCAACTTCAAATGGGTACAAGGCTTTCAATTCGAAGGTTCGCCCCAATTCACCGGCTTTGTTCCCACCTATTGGTTGTTTGACGGTCAAATCAACAAGAAGGTGGAGAAGATCCACACCACTTTCAAGCTGGGTGCAAGCAACGTCCTGAACAAGCAGGCGCTGCAAGTATTTGGCGGCCCTTACGTCGGTCGGATGGCTTATTTCCAGGTGCTTGTGGAGTTAGATAAATTGTAA
- a CDS encoding T9SS type A sorting domain-containing protein: protein MRNFRRISLTAATLLFLGWMGTASGQVYLNYAVNQPAPLEAEAGQDQLICPGDPATLGDNPAAVGGYGGYSYQWAPALNLTNPTVSNPIATPTQNTDYVLMLTDSLGCTAYDTISIAIDTCIGISGMAGVNAFEVFPNPNEGKFTVSIDLARQFESLNLTVVDLSGRTVFAKLLTQPGNAVREQITLNGLSRGAYFIRLEGGDLQLSRKMIIR from the coding sequence ATGAGAAATTTTCGAAGGATTTCGTTGACTGCGGCCACCTTGCTCTTCCTTGGATGGATGGGCACTGCCTCGGGCCAAGTCTACCTCAACTATGCGGTCAATCAGCCGGCTCCGCTTGAAGCCGAAGCGGGCCAAGACCAACTGATTTGCCCAGGCGATCCTGCCACATTGGGAGACAATCCTGCTGCGGTTGGCGGCTATGGTGGCTATTCCTACCAATGGGCACCTGCCCTTAACCTCACCAATCCGACCGTGTCCAACCCGATTGCGACCCCAACGCAAAACACCGATTATGTGCTGATGCTCACCGACTCCTTGGGCTGTACCGCCTACGATACCATCAGCATCGCCATCGATACCTGCATCGGCATCTCGGGAATGGCCGGCGTAAATGCATTCGAAGTATTCCCCAATCCCAACGAAGGCAAATTCACCGTCAGCATCGACCTTGCAAGGCAATTTGAATCACTGAACCTCACCGTGGTCGACCTCAGCGGACGCACCGTATTTGCAAAGTTGCTGACGCAGCCGGGGAATGCCGTTCGCGAGCAAATCACCTTGAATGGTTTGAGCCGCGGAGCCTATTTCATTCGATTGGAAGGCGGAGACCTGCAATTGTCACGCAAAATGATCATTCGCTAA
- a CDS encoding T9SS type A sorting domain-containing protein, which yields MKKLLLFTAFLALMVAAVPANAQRYLSEIFSSITVNQNIQYATNITVITGSPGLDTLTYDVYHPMGDTLAERPVVIVAHTGIFLPSPQNGQATGSKRDSAVVDMCRKLAKRGFVAIAMDYRFGWNPLGSTQDIRTGTLLNAAYRGIQDARTLVRYLRNDYANGNQHAINPNRIVVGGMGTGGYISLGAAYLDSYDEINLSKFLDGNGDSYVDTSLSGDVEGKWSRALNVSNYPNESSTIQFAFNMGGAVGDSTWIEAGEVPSAGVHVTSDPFAPYDYGAVIVPTTGQFVVNVSGTKGVQRYATSLAVNASYDTYTYVDPTSVQAATVNGGLNGLFPFFRPSMESAPWEYWDSTYWKNVPHPTLGNFHLAGLATNPDMGRAKSLAYIDSTLNFVVPRIVCALGMPGCTGATTGNVENISASEVSVFPNPSASFVNIRTNDAGNQLVAITVTDLNGRQVKVAADLKSNSYQLDHADLTAGMYFLTVQTRKGVMTQKVLFN from the coding sequence ATGAAGAAATTACTACTGTTTACAGCGTTTCTAGCGCTGATGGTGGCGGCCGTACCGGCCAATGCCCAACGTTACCTGTCCGAGATTTTCTCGTCGATCACGGTGAACCAGAACATTCAATACGCGACCAACATCACGGTGATCACCGGCTCGCCCGGTTTGGACACTTTGACCTATGACGTTTATCACCCGATGGGGGATACCCTTGCCGAGCGTCCAGTCGTGATCGTTGCCCACACCGGCATCTTCTTGCCTTCTCCACAAAATGGTCAGGCTACCGGCAGCAAGAGAGACTCTGCAGTCGTTGACATGTGCCGCAAGCTTGCCAAAAGAGGATTTGTGGCAATTGCCATGGACTACCGTTTTGGCTGGAACCCACTAGGTTCGACACAGGACATCCGCACAGGTACCTTGTTGAATGCTGCTTACCGTGGCATCCAAGACGCACGTACCCTCGTGCGTTACCTGCGTAATGACTATGCCAACGGCAATCAGCATGCCATCAATCCAAACAGGATAGTGGTCGGCGGTATGGGTACCGGTGGTTATATCTCCTTGGGTGCTGCCTACCTGGACAGCTACGACGAGATCAACCTGAGCAAATTCCTCGACGGAAACGGCGACTCTTATGTCGATACTTCATTGTCAGGCGACGTCGAAGGCAAATGGTCACGCGCACTCAACGTGAGCAACTACCCTAACGAAAGCTCTACCATCCAGTTTGCATTCAACATGGGCGGTGCAGTTGGTGACTCTACCTGGATCGAAGCTGGCGAAGTTCCTTCTGCTGGTGTACACGTGACGAGCGATCCATTTGCTCCTTACGATTACGGCGCAGTTATCGTGCCTACCACAGGTCAGTTTGTGGTGAACGTGAGCGGCACCAAAGGCGTTCAGCGTTATGCTACTTCATTGGCTGTCAATGCATCCTACGACACTTACACCTACGTGGATCCAACCTCCGTGCAAGCTGCAACCGTCAACGGTGGCTTGAATGGTCTGTTCCCTTTCTTCCGTCCATCCATGGAGTCGGCACCTTGGGAATATTGGGATAGCACGTATTGGAAAAATGTTCCCCACCCAACCTTGGGCAACTTCCACCTCGCAGGTTTGGCAACCAATCCTGACATGGGCCGTGCTAAGTCATTGGCTTACATTGACTCGACGTTGAACTTCGTAGTGCCACGTATCGTTTGCGCATTGGGTATGCCAGGTTGCACCGGTGCTACCACCGGCAACGTAGAGAACATCAGCGCAAGCGAAGTGTCTGTATTCCCTAACCCTTCTGCCAGCTTTGTCAATATCCGCACCAACGACGCCGGCAACCAATTGGTCGCCATCACCGTGACCGACCTCAATGGCCGTCAAGTGAAAGTCGCTGCTGATCTGAAAAGCAACAGCTATCAGTTGGACCATGCAGACCTCACAGCAGGGATGTATTTCCTCACCGTTCAGACCCGCAAGGGTGTGATGACGCAGAAAGTGCTTTTCAACTAA